GAAATGATGTTCTATAACTTCAAAAATGAGTTAAtggtaacaaaaaaaaattcacattttcaaacatatttgTGTTTACTATTTGAattattactaattatttatcaaaacacCGCTGAAGTCATATTTAATTATGCATAATGACACTCCAAGTAGataatcaaaacaattaattggaaacttaaataaaaaaagataacaataaaaatataccgGAAATATTACTTATTTGTGATTTTCTATATGAACTATAGCCAATTATTTATCAAAGCACACGTCAAAATTAACGAGTCAATTGTCATATGGACAAAATATTATGATCAAAGTAAGTTGTCACGCGTCTTTTGGCAAATagattcaaatatttgatatagtaaatttgataattaattGATAAGAGTTCAGATAGGAAATGCGAAACAACTAGTAATTTAGATAGGAGACTagccaaaaataataatacttcagATGTGATTTTGACCATGTTCTATGACCAACAAAGCGAAAAGGGGTTCGTATAATAGACTATGAACTTCCATCTGTAAAAAAATTCTACTTTCGCCAATAGTTGCTTTTTTACTGAATTTTCGTAAAACATTTGAACGATCATAAAATCGAATTTTCCTAGAGGTATAtaataagatgaaaaataaacCTTGAAATCAATggtttcatcttcttctttggCTTCAGAAAAACAGCTAATAAAAGGGAGATTAGAGTGCAATGCCACAATGTTATGTGCATGAGTGTCCACAATTTCTACTGTTTCTACTGCTCTTTTTAGCTCTAAAAATTTGTCCATTTTGTGTTTTAGTTAATTTGGACAATTAGTTTGTGTTTTAGTTTTCACATTAATGTGTTAACAAATCTAAATTTTCTTGTGTATACTGATCaagctttgttttaatttgtatGGATAAAGCATTAAAGTAGTGGATTAACCATTTTTGTATGGTTAATTTGGTTCTAAATAGTTCcaaattaaactaatttttgtGGTTTGTGGTAAAGTTGTTGGGAGTGTAATATGGTTGGTGGTTAGGGGTTATTTCggtataaaattttagattaacttttatgatttaattaaaatatcaaaaagtaaataaaagaaagatatATCTGAAAAGATGTCGACGTctgttattaatttattatacatgaaaaataatttagacttaCTATAttgacaagaaaataaaaaaataagtctaGCTAATTAGCTCAAAAACTAGTTTATGAAATGAAGATTATTCAAAATTATCGAGTAAACTAAAACTTAGTGACGAGCCCAACTTCAGTGTCATAATAAGAAATTGGACTTTGAATTAGTCAACTCtatcttaaaaaataacttataaaaagaagtttaatgaaaattatacaaaatcatataacaagacAATTTCGCTTCATCCACTATTAATTTGAGAGACAACACACATATTATAAAAAACGAAAAATATTCAACTGATCGATTCTCGAACATCATCCAACTCCGCTCCATTTACACTCATCaactattttattaaatatttagtatCTTTTATCAAACACACGTATTAACTAACTTTATCAAAAAGTACTTAAGCAAATGTGGAAAAACAAAATCACCTACCATCTATCTTTATTTGATATGAGGCCTAATGTCTCTTCAAATTGAAAATTCCAAAAGAGTCTTATAGAAATCAAagtaaagaatatatatatatatatatatatatatatatatatagaattatatatcataaatattaaaatcaaaatttaccGATAATAAAGGGACGAAAAATCTTAtcatttcaaattaataattgatttgTCGGTCATTTATTGAtaaaaacttattaaattaaatatttgtggaTCTGCATCTTTtgcaataaatatttaaaccactgttttgtattttatttaaaataataagatagcAACTTGTCgtattattataatgtataatCACCtccatttcaaaaatatttaatttgatttgactCTCATAACAGCAAGTGGAGAAAGATCTAGTATAGTAGAATCttgataaaataacaaaaagggtccttttatgttttagggtagatttaaaataataattgatatttattgtttttgttcGACGTTTGATTTCTAAAATCTGTCGTAACTTTTTGAGGTGTAACTTTAACTACTTTTCTTTTGGTGTTGGGTGTCGTTTATGACATCATGGTTTTCGAGATTTGACTCTAACTTCTGTTTTTTAAGACAATTATCATTTATAACTACATGTCTAGGAATTACAAGGACAAAAAATGCAAGAATTTTAGTATCTAAATTTTCACAATACTGATGAGAGTTCAATTTCCCTCCTTTTCTACTCCCGATGAAAAGAAAAGTGATCGATAACACATGACTTAGTTCTGATGCACTTTCCAGATTATGAAAAAAGATCGAATTCGTAAAATGTCCATATAGTCCCTCAATTATAAATGTGGGGTGCAACACATTCATAAGAAGGCAAAAAGAGGGGGAATCATCCATTTGGCTAGAGAAAGAGTATAGCTAACTATAACAATAGACTTTTACTGTTAAAGCAACTCAAATTTTTACACTTAAACAGACATTGCTGAAGCAAATTGAGAcaaaatacacacacacacagagaaaattatattcttaaatgACACAGatcacaatttatttatttatacatgactataattctgaaaaaaaaatgtttactttTATTATCAAGAACTTGCTTCAACACTGCTCAAACTCTGTTGCATAATATCATGAATCAAAGTCTCTATGTTTATGTAAGATGAGCCACCTTCCTCTAATGCACTCTTCGCCATTTTAGCGATCACTTTTGCTTTTCTACGTCGATCTTCTCCTTCTACACCCTCGATGAAGATTGTCTCAATGGCTTTCTTTACGTCTTCGCGCTTCATAACTAGTCCTGATTTTTCTTCCATTCCCCATGTAACAGCAGCCTTGACTCCCACACTGACACCAGTGCCCAACACTTGTGTGATCAATTTCTCATTAATAAACTGTTCAGCAAACAATGGACAAGTAATTATAGGTAAACCAGAACAGCATCCTTCTAGAGTCGAATTCCATCCACAGTGCGTTAAAAAAGCGCCTACAGATGGATGAGACAAGACAAGAATTTGAGGTGACCAGCCTTTTATTAAAAAGCCTCTTCCTTTAATCCTCTCttcaaatttttcttcttcaatccaTTTCTCTAACTCTTTTGATTTCTCTCCTCCTCTTAGTACCCATAAGAATGGCCTGTTTGATGCTTCTAAGCCTAACCCAAGTTCCACAAGCTGTGAACGTGTTAGGCCACATATGCTACCAAGACTTGCATAAACCACAGAGTTTGGTTCTTGCAAGTCAAGCCACTTTATGCATTGGTTCTGTTCTAAAGACACATTTTTGCCTCTTGCAGCCTTTTCGGATTCCGATTTGTTGCAAGCTGAGACAGGGCCAATGCACCAGACTTTCCCACTTTTTATCTTCTTGAATTCTTTAACATATTCAAGTTCCAGTTCCTCAAACGTATTGACAATAATCCCATCTGAGATAGATTCAGCAGCAACCATCTTGTTGCGAACATCGACTAAATCAGGTGAACCTGGATTCAGATTTTCAGGCAACTGTGCTTTAGTCAGCTCAATTCTATGAGGCAAACCTGGTACAACAAAAGACTCAAACTTTGACTCATTCTCATGAACTTTGGAACTCTGTAACTTCTGTGTGCATGTAGCAGAAAAACAGCCCATACCATCAAAGAAAATCCTAGGAACTCTAAACTTACGCGCACTATCAACAGTCCACGCCATGTTTTTCCCTGATATTATGCAACAAGGTCTAGGGTTAAGATCACTGAACAATTCTTCAAATGGTTTTTGCAACATGCTAGCAGCAAGAAAGAAATCCCTGATCGAATCGCGTGAAGGTAAGGAATCCATGTTCTCACATCCCTCAGGCAAGCCAACTTGTAGTGCTGGAAATTTGAGTTCATGTACTCTAATCTGAAGGCCTGATTTGATAGAGAAATCAATACCTGATTTGAATCTGATTGTGTTAAGGGGTGTAGAGATTATCGAAACAATTACACCATGCTGTGCTAACAATTTAGCTAAGTCCACCATAGGGATGAGATGGCCAGGGGACATTAAGGGTACAAGAATAAAGTGAAGTTGAGATTTTTGAGTAGCCATTGAGTGATACAAATTTTGCTCTCCAGTTAGCCTGATGAATCAGGAGAGTGTGAGAATTTATAGTAGCTTTCTTGAGTGTCtcttgaaagttgaaaaatCACTCTCTGGAAGTGAGATGCAACTCAAACTTCCTTTAGTAATGTTCTGAACTCAGGTTAGCAGGCCAAAACTACCACCAGGCTTATAACCCTATGGCGAGACTCAGAAGCGGGGTCAGATTTGAAGTTTATGGGTTCTGAATCGTATAAATACAATTGTCACTATCCCCttctatataataaaaagaaatactcCATCCGTTTCGTTTTCATagttttacttttctttttgatcCGTTCAAAAGaggatgtttttttttcttcactttttagtaACTTTTTAATTTGAACTTTCCATATGACTTGATACATTCTAATTTCTAAGATTcaaaaagtcttctttacttTCTGAAGCTCCGTTATAAGTTAAAATCAGATAAACAAATCGAAACAAAGGGAGTAAATCTTTTTAGATAAAAAGGCCAAAACTAGAGGTAGGATAGGTAGAAAGTGACATGAGGATACACAAGCCTAACTCTCTATATATGCTTATCTTGGTGGATGATGTGAAAGCTTAACAATGGAAGTCAACATACACAGGTCATGTCATGTTGaaaactgatttttttaaattataaactgCATGCCTGTGTggttcttgtttaatatattttctccCTCTTTGTCCTATGTTTTTCTAATTGAAAGTGAAGGGCTAAATTATTCACACAATCATCTGATTGGATATGGAGGAGAAGAAATACAATGTACTTATTACTAAACAAAGGAGACTTGAAAGCATATTCTATAGTCCTTTTTTTTCAGTTTAGTTGTTTTATCTTCCTTTTGATAAAAGAATGCCAACGTTATGTTGGGACGGAAAATAAGTAGGTGTAAATggggaagctagcaaagcaaaccttgAAAAGATCACGAATAATAAGATAACGAGATGTATACCAAAgtacaaagatttaacgtggttcggtcaatcgacctacatctacaaaggagatgagcagttcactataaatatgagagtacaaaatacagagagaaacaacctcaaccgaTTCTGagagcttgtgacccataaattctctctctaaccaaaactctcaaagccgtTAAGACTACATtatgaatgctgattaagttagaaggaacattcatttatttatagagtcctaaaccttttcctacaagaaaaaggattagttaatccaaaaccttttcctaaaaggaaaacctatttatggtaagaaatttagggcaaataaaataacacatcatgtatcacatgtttAAGACTACAagataaaatgacatttttgggACATTATACATATCCAAAAGTCTTTCTTTACCTTCTTAAACTTCGTGTGAAGTCAAACtaagataaacaaattaaaatggaagagggaatattctttttttttgttccttttctCTATCCAATCACTATAGAGTGTGTTTCCCTCTCACTTGATGTTTTAATTGAACTAAGCATCAGGAAGGGAAATAACAGGAAAACTGatggagaaaaaaagaaaataaccaGATGAAACACTTACTGGATACCATCAAATTCAGAACTCATACTAAACTGCTGCAATGctaaattatatgttttctctgacaataaaatttaatgaaagaTGGAAAGTATTAAAGTCTTTGCAGGGCTAGAAGTTAAAGTAATTATCATCTCAGAatattattttagtaaaaattttcaataattttttcatactgGTCATTTGTCAAGTTCATTGAATGAAGCTGGTTCCCAAAGGAACAAAGGCATTAAATAGTCCCATGTTCCATGTTGGTAATAGGGCTAACATTACTCTTAAAGGGCAACCAAACTCAGCTTAATCACAATAAGGACTGCAAGTTGCAATAGCTACCAACCTTAATTTTCCCTTTATAAAAGGGCATTTCCACTCTCCTAATAAATGAATCAGATCAGGTGTAGCTTAGTGGACTGCAACAATAATATATACCTAGTGTGATCCTACAAGTGCGGTTTAGGGAAGGTAGGATGTACCGCAGACTTTATCTCTAGTCATCTACCTCTTACGggatagagaggttgtttccaacAGATACTcgactcaaaaaaaaaaatcagtaatGTGAGTGCAAATCTTGAAAACCAAGGTTCAAATCCCAACAGTAACATAAAAATACTAGGTAACCTTTTCTATTGTCTGCCTTATTCTCGCAGCCCCTgatcccacttgtgggatttcactggaTATGTTATTGCTGTTGTCGTCTGCCTAATTCTTGGTGGGCAAAGTGACTTCGATGCAAGTTATAGttcacatcaaaatcataattttgcTAGCAGGTTCTGGCTCCTGTACACAAGCTTGAATTGATTTCGTCGAGACTAGCAGAAGAACAATTGCTCTAGAAATTGCATCTACTGAATGGCTAGCTTTAACCACAAAAAACCAATAACTTAAAAAGTGAAGGATCTCAAAAACATTATGTTCATGTACTTAATCATATAACCAATCCAATTGATGATTCTTATAGTAAAAAAACTAGTAGTAAAATAGCAAGACTAGAAGTATGATCAAAGAACAAATATTATGAAAGAATATCATATAATCATTAGTTGTATTATCACTCAAGCAGGGCTTATGAGAATGTTGTCATTGTTTGGACTCATCAAAAATGTTGTCATATCTGTGTCGTGTCCTTCAATAATGAACTACTTTTGAAGCATCTTACACGCACCCAGACAACATTTTTTAAGAGTCCAACAAGTCTAAGCCTAGGCATTCTCTTCCTCAAAGTTCAATTTTAAGTAATTTGCCTAAAATCAACAATTATAAATGGAAGCCATCATTAATTAGTTTAATCTCCAACACAAAATAAcactaatcttcaaaatcaTGTATACCTTCACCACTCATTCACCCAATTTAATTTGCAATTATGAACTACACAATATAATCATTAATTTCAAAAGCAACTAGCTTTCAACGTAATCAAAAAACATAATAGTAatatttggatttggcaaaaaaaaaatttggaccATTTCTCGATTTGTGCGTGTCATCCTTGCGCAGGGGCCATGCTACAGTTTCCCCATATAAAGAAATATAGCTTTGTATAGCAGGCGATGAGGGAGAACTGAGAAGTCTGAACAAATTGGGCCTCTCGTTTATGGCCCAATTGGTTGATAAATACAcgtcttatattttttttatttttaatattcacgtcttatatttttcttatttttaatatcctcttctatttgtataaaatctctaaaatctattatttCTTTAAAGTATTCGAGTCAGTATTCGaactacatattatgtatccggtttattttataatgaatccGAGCTagtatttaatgtatccgaACCGATTTATTTTATAGTGTACCtgagctagtttttaatgtatccaatttatgttataatatatCTGAGATATTCTTTAGTGCatccgagctacatattatgcaTCCAATTTGTGTTACTTTTTAAGGGATTAATGTAATTACAAACTAAAGAGGAATagattgtaatttcatattaaaactatgTGATTCCTAATATTTATCCTTGAAAATacgacaaaaaaaaaatccaattatactttatcatgatttctaatattatatcaaattatttatcaattttaaaaatcaatataacaaGTTTTCAAAAATACTTGACCAGAATATAGCAAAAttgaaacatgatttttttttgttcttctcgACCACATATAATATCCATATCGATAGAGGTAAGGTCCGAACCCCAAACTCCACTTATGAAATTACATCATCAGGTGCGTTGGGGTTGTCGTCACCTTCTTTTCACATTAACATtagtacattcttttttttttactggaCAAATAATTGACAGAAGAAGCTTTTGGCAAAAAACACAATTCACTGGCATAGTTGTCCCCTTACTTGTACATGATTTTCGAGCTTCAAAGGTGATATTTTGATCAACACTTTTAACTATAAAATGAGGCAAAACTATAGTACTGATAAGTGATAGCCAAGCTTCCAAGCTCTCAGCATGAAGGCCTTACTGGCTAGGAACAGCACTTGCAGCTTCTTCTAAGATTCTTTGGGGTTCGGTGTCAGGTGCAGCAAGCTCACTAGGGGTCTGCAAGAATCACACGTCACATTGAATCGATCAGACATCAAAAACCTCCGAACTACAAATGTTAAAATCGCTGAAGAAATGTTGCATCAGCTGCTAACCTTTCCATATACATTGGTCCTAGAAGGATAAGCGCCTGAAGCTAGCAATAATCTAATAACATTTACATGTTCACCTCTAGCAGCATGATGAAGAGGCTATTCAAAATCAATCAAACACGATTAGTGACAAGATGCTGCAACGAGTATCTACACTCAGCTACCATAGAAGTCTGACGAGCTATTTTCGTACCAAATACATGTGATGATTGTGTTCTTTACTGTTTAGATCCACAAAACTAAaatcgaaaaataaaattttagttgaaACATGAAACCCTCACCGTATCACCTTCTACATCAACAGACTCCAACATCCTCTTCACACAATCAGGATCAGGGGCACTGTTGATCAGCAGTTGGGCAATCTCCATATATCCTGTTAAGGGTCGAATCTTTTTTATGGAAATGAATTTATACacttcaaaaatatgaaaatagagGATAGCAACTGTGACCGTGAGTTATCACTATGAACTTGGAAGCATATGACAACCTCCAGCACAAGCATCATGCAACGGGAGTGCTCCATCTTCATCCTTAGCCTCCAAAGAAGCTCCCCTCTCTAACAATAGCTGGATGgaaattaaaatcaaagatgTTTGTTATCCTTTTGGTTATAAGATCATTAAGAGACCAAATGATCAATTAAAAATGGCgaattcatgaaaataaattagctACAAGTGACCAACCTGCACGCAAGACAGATGGCCATATAAACAAGTTAGATGAAGAGCAGTGTCCCCATCTTCAAGAGGTTGATCAATGCTGCCAGTCAAATTATCTGCACCAGTCCATCAGGTAAGAACACCCACGAATATGATGCAAAAATGGAAAACAAGGTTATATTGAACAAGTTATTCAactttcaccaaaaaaaaattagcaactTCAACTCAAATACTGTCTGAACGCCGAGTTAGTTCTCTAGAGAGAGGCAACATAATGCTCATTGCAGGCCTGCCAAAGTCACTCTGTTCTAGACTTAGACTAACGTTATATAGAATGAGGACGAGAAGAAGTCAGAATATTATTTCAGATATCAACGTAGTTGCAAGTTTCGGAACCTACAGAACAACAGTCAAATGAGTGTATGAAGTAGGAATTCAAGGCAAACCCCTGAGAACTCTGCTGAACCAAATTGTGCAACCTGCTTTCACTGTAAAATAGAACTTATAATAGTTCGGGATGATTCTACATAGCTGGGCAGAATGGTGAACTCCGAATGCAAAAGAGAGAGTTATGAAAGATCATATCTCGCAATCTCTCCCTCACTcactctctctcacacacacaatTTCATAGGCATCGGCCTTTGAAGAGTCCAGCTCAATTTCATTCCTACTCCTTTGATCTCCTCGAGATTGAAACAAAATAGAGCTCCACAGACCAAACTTATTGCCATGAATCTTTGGCAACAAGGTGATGAAGTACCTTTTAGTACATTCCTTCTTTCAAAAACTATAATTAAATCAAGACTAAGAACCACCAATTTACTCAAAACATAAAGTTTTCATCTTTCAAACAATTAACCCCCATTATAGAACTCATCCAAATACCTCTTGCATCATCATCTATTTATCTTCCACCACACACTACATCACACTCAAAAACCCACATTTATCccaaattaaaaaggaaattatcTTTAtcacccccacccaccccaaaaaaaaaaccttacCTCCACTTCCCCTCTCCGCATGTAGCTCGAATTCTCCCAAAATGCTGTCACACCCGTGTCGGAACCTCCTAAAATACACTACAATTAGAACCTTCCACACACCCATGGAGAATTTTGAAGAATCCGAGCAACATAACTCTAACACCCCCCCCCCTCAAGACCAAGCACTaaatcacaatcacaatcacaaaaaGCAATCCCTTTCAAGAACTACTAGCACCAATTTACATTTCccacaataataaaaatcaaatacaaaTCGATAGAAGCAAAGATAATTACCTAGGGCATGACGGAGGGCGACAAGGTTTCCATTCTCGGCGGCGTCAAAGAGGTTGAGGAGGTGAGGGGGGACGGAATTGGTGTCCTCGAACTCAAATTCCTGCTCGAAAAAAGCATCTTCTGCTTCCTCTTCTCCATTCCTAACCACCCTTGGTATAGCCATCTCTCTTCTTTTGCTCAACAAACTGAAAAACCCTAATTTGGAATTGGAGAGAGGGCTTAAACCCCGCCCGATGAAAAGCATTTACATTTTAGCCACTTTTGTGgccaatattttattttttagccacaaataattaaaaagaatattacaATTACAGCCACATAGGGAACATCACTACTCCCTTTTTTCTTCGTATCCGCATTGGAGCCGAGCTAAATGTGAATTCACGCCAAAAAGTCGTTCCCTAACAAAGGCAGCTCTGTATACATATGATTTAAGATGCAGGAGTATTTATCATTGCACCACTTAATAACTCTGTAGACAGGGAGTACTTATTGGTTACCGCTTTTTCCTTGTTCTTTATGCTCCGACAAAGAAAATTACTTTCCTCGTCCTGATTTATGTGAcataattgaaattttgagagtcattttaagtttttatttggtttaattttttgtatcgATTTATTCCATCttttgaatattataaaatatcagTTATCGTgatttaaagtatattttttttagaattctccaacatgtataaatttatgatcaatgtataaaattttaaatcttaaaattttaaatgcaTCACGTAAATTGAGATACACAGAATAATCGAGAAGTTGTAGTCATGTTCTCCTTGTAGTAATCTATATTGGCTATTGTCGATATAAGTTATATATGTTGCAAGCAATTGTATCATAGGCGAGTGTCTCCCTCACATTAGGAAGATTATCGTTGAGCTCCACTTTTGCTATTCGTGGAAATTAGGAGCGGTAAAATCAAAAGCAGACTCTTTTAAGTCGTTAAGTTTTGGACGGTTATTGAATCGTGACATATCaatcatttttattatcattatcttaTCTTTTACTTCATACATCTAGTTAAGTTTAATCAACGTATATTATTTGgtgttaatttttttgtcatcATTAATTTGTTACTAAGAACATtcaaattttatcttattttttaaaaaataaaataaatttacaacTCATGTGAGCACATCTtgattaaaagatatatatgatgtttattttaataaaaaaaaaatgtaaaaggaagatattcacatttcatcaaattcaaaaatattgctTCTAAGCTcgaaattttgattttcaagcCCAATATATATGATGAAAGCAAATGGGGACATTTCATTCTTCATCCTTGATTTGTATTTGACTTTCTTGATCCTTCCCTTTAAAAATTTTAACGTTAATTTGGTACGAGagataaaagataataatttcaGAATGTTATGTTagatttactttattttaatttagttagagATATGACTCTATTAGTAAGTCCCTAGATTATTTATCTTGCATATATAATaagataattaatttcataaaataacttTGTCTATCTCATTTTTCTTATCAAACGACTCGTGAGTTTATTATTACTGCTCAATAAGctaatttcaaaaaacaatcCGATGAGTATATGCTTCtatatgtaatttttcaaaaaagattaCGTCTTCGACCTTCATAAACATGTCTATCTTTTTCATGTGAGATTGTGATTATCCTAATTAAAATAGTCAATTAGAACATATCAACATGAGGATTTGATTGTAActgcataatatattttattttatttatatgagaattaaagataaattaCTAATTTGTGATCAACAATCACTTGAttcaagaaatttgaaaaaattaggtttttaatttaattaatcttGATTGACAGATAAAACAAAATGAATTCacttttgtttactttttttacttgttcactattttaaaaatggattttcacttttacctatcattttaatatatataaaaaaagaaagaattattttccttattttaccCCCAACATGAATTACTTATTTCCTCTgatcaattttcaaaacttaaaattatgcatcaattaatataaatattatactaaattatatttatatttgacaCTATTTTAACGTGTAAAGTTTAAAGTGAACAAATTTGAggatataattttgtatatatagtgGAAATGTTAACATTTCCAAAGGCttaacataattaatttcataagcaagttcattaattaaaaaaaataatacaatattataGTGGTTTGGGTAGAGGATTTAGGATATGCTGagaataatcaaattttattccTCTTATAATTGGCCTCCACCACATTTTTTCcatatatcataataataattttttaggtaAATTAAAGGTCACCATCACTAGGGAATCTCCCATAGacttcatattatatatattaataatcctttattaattaattacatttctcaatattttttaagataaagATTATCCTCATTAGCAATCATTTTGGCTTTAGTAGTCGACCATTGTGTGGCTCTTTTTTGTATGTGATACCATCAACATTTAGAGATAATGataattaatgttttaaattaaaagataatcaTCTTTAATATCGTTTACTTTGGAGTTTGGAcgtacaataataaaataatatagtgagttaatatataataattattacgCTTCAATAATCCCTTTCTATTTAGGATCAAATCATAAATTCTATTGTAATCAAATTTGtttatgaaagaaataattataacttattttaatctcgatttttaaaattactcaTTTAATAGTTCATGTGACTAAATTTTAGATTCTAGAAAATTTACTTgaggttattattattaaaactttCTTGTTATCTTTAATCTTGGATTCTAATTTTACGTGTGtgttgtttttctattttatttatcgTACTATTTAT
The sequence above is a segment of the Solanum lycopersicum chromosome 10, SLM_r2.1 genome. Coding sequences within it:
- the LOC101267366 gene encoding UDP-glycosyltransferase 73C5, which gives rise to MATQKSQLHFILVPLMSPGHLIPMVDLAKLLAQHGVIVSIISTPLNTIRFKSGIDFSIKSGLQIRVHELKFPALQVGLPEGCENMDSLPSRDSIRDFFLAASMLQKPFEELFSDLNPRPCCIISGKNMAWTVDSARKFRVPRIFFDGMGCFSATCTQKLQSSKVHENESKFESFVVPGLPHRIELTKAQLPENLNPGSPDLVDVRNKMVAAESISDGIIVNTFEELELEYVKEFKKIKSGKVWCIGPVSACNKSESEKAARGKNVSLEQNQCIKWLDLQEPNSVVYASLGSICGLTRSQLVELGLGLEASNRPFLWVLRGGEKSKELEKWIEEEKFEERIKGRGFLIKGWSPQILVLSHPSVGAFLTHCGWNSTLEGCCSGLPIITCPLFAEQFINEKLITQVLGTGVSVGVKAAVTWGMEEKSGLVMKREDVKKAIETIFIEGVEGEDRRRKAKVIAKMAKSALEEGGSSYINIETLIHDIMQQSLSSVEASS
- the LOC101267664 gene encoding uncharacterized protein → MLFIGRGLSPLSNSKLGFFSLLSKRREMAIPRVVRNGEEEAEDAFFEQEFEFEDTNSVPPHLLNLFDAAENGNLVALRHALDNLTGSIDQPLEDGDTALHLTCLYGHLSCVQLLLERGASLEAKDEDGALPLHDACAGGYMEIAQLLINSAPDPDCVKRMLESVDVEGDTPLHHAARGEHVNVIRLLLASGAYPSRTNVYGKTPSELAAPDTEPQRILEEAASAVPSQ